Genomic DNA from Bactrocera dorsalis isolate Fly_Bdor unplaced genomic scaffold, ASM2337382v1 BdCtg188, whole genome shotgun sequence:
ctgaaatattcatttttttgcaCTGCTTCTTCCCTTCCACTTTCCAACTTCAGATCACCCGTGAATtattttcctttcatttttattatatttcttccTACTATTATTTCTTTACTATTTATATGATTATTTCCGGTTATatgattttcaaaacaattagTTCATAAGAATATGTGGGTCATATATGTATTATCGCAACTAAACATAAACAATTATTTCAAGGTCGGGAGAAACCACATCAGTAAATCATATCAAAAattatacatgtgtgtatagaaatatttttattatcaagcACTACGcactttattttcttaatatgtacacatttttcatatcacAAGAcacaatcaaatatttttctatctaTTATATCACTCGCTCATCCGATCGGATTGAATGGTTGTCCTGGGTACGGCCTCGCACCCACAAATGCATATGGTTGCGGATTGACTACACGTGCTATATCGCTAAATGTGCGTCCGGTGCGACGATTGTTGCCACGCCTATCGCGTCCATATTGATCGTAGCCATATTGCCCCTGCCCACTGTAAGCGCCGCCGTAGTAGCCATAATCGGCGCCATAATAGCCGCTAACCCCTTGCTGATAACCCCTAATGGCCTTCGCGAGGGGCCATGAGTAACCGGAACAAATTTCCGCAACATTCGCCAAAAGTATAAACAACACTGTAAACAACAGCAGCTTCatgtttatttcgttttttatttatttattgattagtGTTTAAGTGTAGCAACCGGCTGGATGTAGTACTTTTCAAGATCACAGCAGCTTCTCGACTATCAACTAGCGTAGAACGTCACAGCTTATTTATATGGGTATTAAGGAATTGACGCTGTGCAGCACTAATCACTGAAGCGGTTTAAATCTGATTGTTCGAACCGttaatgcaattatttattattattttttcttattgcgCTTCACTTTCAACGTGTTTTGTGGAGATGcagaaattgtttataaatttttatgaaaaaatcactGCATGCACATTTCTTGCCGTATTTGGTTAGTGCTGCTTGTTCTCGTCTCGGGATCCACACAAACTATATTGGCGCACACCTAGGCATGTGAGCTATAGACATTTCCATATGCGAGCGAACCgacacacatacctacataggtgcttatatgtatgtatatgcgtttgTACTTCACTTAATGGACAGCTAACAATCctcttttgtattatttaaatgtttgctTATGGCACTTGGCCAACTGCTGCCTGACCACAGCCCAGTCAATGTGCTTGCGAAGCCATCAACAAAGTGCGGAAGGTAAAAAAAATCACCGACGTGGTACGCGCAGTCACAACTACGCGCATTGTAGACGCGCCTCATTAACTGTATGTCTCTTAATCTCACAATTGAAATAATTCTGT
This window encodes:
- the LOC105231704 gene encoding uncharacterized protein LOC105231704, with translation MKLLLFTVLFILLANVAEICSGYSWPLAKAIRGYQQGVSGYYGADYGYYGGAYSGQGQYGYDQYGRDRRGNNRRTGRTFSDIARVVNPQPYAFVGARPYPGQPFNPIG